Proteins encoded in a region of the Variovorax sp. PAMC 28711 genome:
- a CDS encoding glycosyltransferase family 2 protein, with protein MKPGISAIILTFNEEIHLRRCIENVCQVASQVFIVDSFSTDATVAIARECGAVVYQNKWENNHARQFNWGLDNLPIETEWVLRLDADEYLTPELVDEVNTRLPQVDAGVSGIIFPLRRLFLNKWIKRGIGKMEMLRLFRYQDGFSETRWMDEHIKLRKGTSMLFEHEFVDHNLNTIGWWTQKHNGYSIREAIDLLDIEYGLMPSGPDGAMNSAAAGKRRNKHTYAKLPLFYRSTFYFFYRYIFLLGFTGGKEAFLWHFLQGWWYRTLVDAKIYEIKKACGTDPARMKAYVKAHYGIEL; from the coding sequence ATGAAGCCGGGCATCAGCGCCATCATCCTGACGTTCAACGAGGAAATTCATCTTCGTCGGTGCATCGAGAACGTTTGCCAGGTGGCGAGCCAGGTTTTCATTGTCGATTCCTTTTCGACGGATGCCACGGTGGCCATCGCCCGCGAGTGCGGCGCCGTCGTCTACCAGAACAAATGGGAAAACAACCACGCGCGCCAGTTCAACTGGGGGCTGGACAACCTGCCCATCGAAACCGAATGGGTGTTGCGCCTCGATGCGGACGAGTACCTGACGCCCGAACTGGTCGACGAGGTGAACACGCGTTTGCCGCAGGTCGATGCGGGCGTGTCGGGCATTATTTTTCCGCTCAGGCGCCTGTTTCTCAACAAGTGGATCAAGCGAGGCATCGGCAAGATGGAAATGCTGCGGTTGTTTCGCTACCAGGACGGCTTCAGCGAAACGCGCTGGATGGACGAGCACATCAAGCTGCGCAAGGGCACGTCGATGCTGTTCGAACACGAGTTCGTCGACCATAACCTCAACACCATCGGCTGGTGGACGCAAAAGCACAACGGCTATTCGATCCGCGAGGCGATCGACCTGCTGGACATCGAATACGGCCTGATGCCATCGGGCCCCGACGGCGCCATGAACAGCGCGGCCGCCGGCAAGCGCAGGAACAAGCACACGTACGCGAAGCTGCCGCTCTTTTACCGCTCGACGTTTTACTTTTTCTACCGCTACATCTTCCTGCTCGGATTCACCGGCGGCAAGGAAGCCTTTCTCTGGCACTTTTTGCAGGGCTGGTGGTACCGAACGCTGGTCGACGCCAAGATCTACGAGATCAAGAAAGCCTGCGGCACCGACCCCGCCAGGATGAAGGCCTACGTCAAGGCCCACTACGGCATCGAGCTCTAG
- a CDS encoding O-antigen ligase family protein, whose amino-acid sequence MQRSFIVRPAAMFWGLAVFAPVGVNYLAAFLLLACLLIVGIAGDWRERYARLRANPLWWPVVAYLVWTLVVLAFRPHYPQTASNLWHGFRIGFTMLMAMALTREEARWALRGFLVIAGASVVMVLLYRSVGFPMTELWRATLVLVGNKSINNALLFTVLGASAAVWGLAHLRNAQGQIAWKALLAFALTGLVAVIVTQWLPSRTSLLALLVAVVAACVHQWRKQLKVLAGVLVVAGVLVAALVWQAPSVQQKFELGLQEIEAAQAGAVSEGSWVVRFYMYRDTARMIVDQPLAGWGIGGWTEQWHLRGPKLLADYNMPHNDFLWMGAQAGLPGALLLLSILLIGLWQCWRRDDLIGRYGFAAMLVMLVATSVNSAMRDAQIGLSLLWVAMVYLRLAQPAPPVLPAPRSAAA is encoded by the coding sequence ATGCAGAGATCGTTCATCGTGCGGCCCGCGGCCATGTTCTGGGGGCTGGCGGTGTTTGCGCCCGTCGGCGTCAACTACCTCGCGGCGTTCCTGCTGCTGGCGTGTCTTCTGATCGTCGGCATCGCCGGCGACTGGCGCGAGCGCTACGCGCGACTGCGCGCCAATCCGTTGTGGTGGCCCGTGGTGGCCTACCTGGTCTGGACTCTGGTGGTGCTGGCGTTCCGGCCGCACTACCCGCAGACCGCGTCCAACCTGTGGCATGGCTTTCGCATCGGCTTCACCATGCTCATGGCGATGGCGCTCACGCGCGAAGAAGCGAGGTGGGCGCTGCGTGGTTTTCTCGTCATCGCAGGCGCCAGCGTCGTCATGGTGCTGCTGTACCGCAGCGTCGGTTTTCCCATGACCGAACTGTGGCGCGCCACGCTGGTGCTCGTGGGCAACAAGTCGATCAACAACGCGTTGCTGTTCACCGTGCTGGGCGCGAGCGCGGCAGTGTGGGGGCTCGCGCACCTGCGCAACGCGCAGGGGCAGATCGCCTGGAAGGCGCTGTTGGCGTTTGCGCTCACCGGCCTCGTCGCGGTCATCGTCACGCAGTGGCTGCCGTCGCGCACGTCGCTGCTGGCCTTGCTCGTGGCCGTTGTCGCCGCCTGCGTGCACCAGTGGCGCAAGCAACTGAAGGTGCTGGCCGGCGTGCTGGTGGTGGCCGGCGTCCTCGTCGCCGCGCTGGTGTGGCAGGCGCCTTCGGTGCAGCAGAAGTTCGAGCTCGGCCTGCAGGAGATCGAAGCGGCGCAGGCCGGCGCGGTGTCGGAAGGCAGCTGGGTGGTGCGCTTCTACATGTACCGCGACACGGCCCGCATGATCGTCGACCAGCCGCTCGCAGGCTGGGGCATCGGCGGCTGGACCGAACAGTGGCATCTGCGCGGCCCGAAGCTGCTGGCCGACTACAACATGCCGCACAACGACTTCCTGTGGATGGGCGCACAGGCCGGCTTGCCGGGCGCGCTGCTGCTGCTTTCCATCCTGCTGATCGGCCTGTGGCAGTGCTGGCGACGCGACGACCTGATCGGACGTTACGGCTTCGCCGCGATGCTGGTCATGCTGGTCGCGACCAGCGTCAACTCGGCGATGCGCGACGCGCAGATCGGGCTGAGCCTGCTATGGGTGGCGATGGTGTATCTGCGCCTGGCGCAGCCGGCGCCGCCTGTGCTGCCGGCGCCGCGATCGGCTGCCGCCTAG
- a CDS encoding recombination-associated protein RdgC: protein MSVFKNVIVFRIEPSWSQTLVQAEDALGAFRFAPCSPSQEKSVGWSEPRGEDNGPLVESVGGQWLLEFMIESKALPASVVRRKVEERCAQIEATTGRKPGKKEKRDLKEDITHELLPMAFTRHARIAVWIDPVERRLVVNASNAARADEIVTNLVSALEGFSVAMLQTQMEPAAAMSNWLATQEPPAGFTIDRECELRATDESKSVVRYAKHALDIEEVRQHIADGKRPTRLAMTWEDRVSFELTESMQIRKIVFIEGTDGAQDGKKEDNFDADAAIATGELGQLVPALLEALGGEAAFAAAPTERAPDGAATAAAPTDTEAEDAPF, encoded by the coding sequence GTGTCTGTCTTCAAGAACGTCATCGTCTTCCGCATCGAACCCTCGTGGTCGCAAACTCTGGTCCAGGCCGAAGACGCCCTGGGCGCCTTCCGCTTCGCGCCCTGCTCGCCGTCGCAGGAGAAGTCGGTCGGCTGGAGCGAGCCACGCGGTGAAGACAATGGCCCGCTGGTCGAATCGGTCGGGGGCCAGTGGCTGCTCGAATTCATGATCGAAAGCAAGGCACTGCCGGCCTCCGTCGTGCGCCGCAAGGTCGAGGAGCGTTGCGCGCAGATCGAAGCCACCACCGGCCGGAAGCCCGGCAAGAAGGAAAAGCGCGACCTGAAGGAAGACATCACCCACGAACTGCTGCCGATGGCCTTCACCCGGCATGCGCGCATTGCGGTATGGATCGATCCGGTCGAACGCCGGCTGGTCGTGAACGCCAGCAACGCGGCGCGCGCGGACGAGATCGTGACGAACCTGGTGAGCGCCCTCGAAGGCTTTTCGGTCGCAATGCTGCAGACGCAGATGGAGCCTGCCGCGGCGATGTCGAACTGGCTCGCGACACAGGAACCGCCGGCCGGCTTCACGATCGACCGCGAGTGCGAATTGCGCGCGACCGACGAATCGAAGTCCGTGGTGCGCTACGCCAAACATGCGCTCGACATCGAAGAAGTGCGCCAGCACATCGCCGACGGCAAGCGGCCCACGCGCCTGGCCATGACCTGGGAAGACCGCGTGTCGTTCGAGCTCACCGAATCGATGCAGATTAGAAAGATCGTGTTCATCGAAGGCACCGACGGCGCGCAGGACGGCAAGAAGGAAGACAACTTCGACGCCGATGCAGCCATTGCCACCGGCGAACTCGGCCAGCTGGTGCCGGCGCTGCTGGAGGCGCTGGGCGGCGAAGCGGCCTTTGCCGCAGCCCCCACCGAGCGCGCGCCCGACGGCGCGGCGACCGCAGCGGCGCCAACCGACACAGAGGCTGAAGACGCCCCGTTCTGA
- a CDS encoding glycosyltransferase family 2 protein yields MLAILLMKPSITAVILTFNEELHLRRCLENARQVASAIFIVDSFSTDATLAIARECGAVVYQNKWENNHARQFNWALDNLPIETEWVLRLDADEYLLPALVDEINARVPQVDASVSGIIFRRRCVFLNKWIKRGIGKMEMLRLFRYQDGFSETRWMDEHIKLRKGTSMLFEHEFVDHNLNTIGWWTQKHNGYSIREAIELLNIEYGLIAEVGPDGQMGSGAAGKRGKKLRYAKLPLFFRSAAYFFYRYVFLLGFTGGKEGFLWHFLQGWWYRTLVDAKVFEIRKACGSDPVLMKRYIKVQYGIEL; encoded by the coding sequence ATGCTTGCCATCCTCCTCATGAAGCCAAGCATCACTGCAGTCATCCTGACGTTCAACGAGGAACTGCATCTGCGCAGATGCCTCGAGAATGCCCGCCAGGTCGCGAGCGCGATTTTCATCGTCGACTCGTTCTCCACCGATGCCACGCTGGCGATCGCCCGCGAGTGCGGCGCGGTCGTCTACCAGAACAAATGGGAAAACAACCACGCGCGCCAGTTCAACTGGGCGCTGGACAACCTGCCCATCGAAACCGAATGGGTGCTGCGTCTCGATGCCGACGAGTACCTGCTGCCCGCGCTGGTCGACGAGATCAACGCGCGCGTGCCGCAGGTCGACGCGTCGGTGTCCGGCATCATTTTTCGGCGGCGCTGCGTCTTCCTGAACAAGTGGATCAAGCGCGGCATCGGCAAGATGGAGATGCTGCGGCTCTTTCGCTACCAGGACGGCTTCAGCGAAACGCGCTGGATGGACGAGCACATCAAGCTGCGCAAGGGCACGTCGATGCTGTTCGAACACGAGTTCGTCGACCACAACCTCAACACCATCGGCTGGTGGACGCAAAAGCACAACGGCTATTCGATCCGCGAGGCCATCGAGCTGCTGAACATCGAATACGGCCTGATCGCCGAAGTCGGGCCGGACGGGCAAATGGGCAGTGGGGCCGCGGGCAAGCGTGGCAAGAAGCTCCGATATGCGAAGCTGCCGCTCTTCTTCCGGTCGGCGGCCTACTTTTTCTACCGCTATGTTTTTCTGCTCGGTTTTACAGGCGGCAAGGAGGGATTCCTCTGGCATTTCCTGCAAGGCTGGTGGTATCGCACGCTGGTCGACGCCAAGGTCTTTGAAATCCGCAAAGCGTGTGGATCGGACCCGGTCCTCATGAAGCGCTACATCAAAGTCCAGTACGGCATCGAGCTCTAG
- a CDS encoding glycerate kinase gives MRAMNFQKVFVPLTGLLLIGLAYRSFGWPGVAVAAGGIVMFLLLHFTRTMQVLKRATDRPIGSVASAVMLNAKLKPRVTLLHVVAMTRSLGELRTPPDQQPETYRWTDGGQSHVDAVFLNGKLQSWGLTRPPTEDDATAAEPPPGA, from the coding sequence ATGCGGGCCATGAATTTTCAGAAAGTTTTTGTGCCGCTGACCGGCCTGCTGTTGATCGGCCTGGCCTACCGCAGCTTCGGCTGGCCCGGCGTCGCCGTGGCGGCTGGCGGCATCGTCATGTTTCTGCTGCTGCACTTCACGCGGACGATGCAAGTGCTCAAGCGCGCCACCGACCGCCCGATCGGCAGCGTCGCCAGCGCCGTGATGCTCAACGCCAAGCTCAAGCCCCGGGTGACGCTGCTGCACGTGGTCGCCATGACGCGATCGCTCGGCGAACTCAGGACCCCTCCGGACCAGCAGCCGGAAACGTACCGCTGGACCGACGGCGGCCAGTCGCATGTGGACGCCGTTTTCCTGAACGGCAAGTTGCAGAGCTGGGGGCTGACGCGGCCGCCGACGGAGGACGACGCCACAGCGGCCGAGCCGCCGCCGGGCGCCTGA
- a CDS encoding zinc-finger domain-containing protein — protein MSANTAVVELLGKELNDQGGVFCPSPKADMKIWNTHPKVYLDVGHTGQAKCPYCGTVYRLKAGETAARRH, from the coding sequence ATGAGTGCCAACACCGCGGTTGTCGAACTGCTCGGCAAGGAACTGAACGACCAGGGTGGCGTGTTCTGCCCCAGCCCCAAGGCCGACATGAAGATCTGGAACACCCATCCCAAGGTGTACCTCGACGTCGGCCACACCGGCCAGGCCAAATGCCCGTACTGCGGAACCGTCTATCGGCTCAAGGCCGGCGAGACGGCAGCGCGCCGGCATTGA
- a CDS encoding transferase, which yields MSEPTIDLSEYESKFSLNNKMARAAWNLCRVVLFRPFVFNFFNPWRLFVLRLFGAKIASNAMVYASARIWAPWNLTMGEHACLGPEADCYNQGHITIGAHTTVSQKSYLCASSHDIRDPKHRLLLKPIVIADQAWVAADAFIGPGVSIGQGAVVAARSAVFDNVAPWTIVRGNPAICVGRREMRAS from the coding sequence ATGAGCGAGCCCACGATCGATCTCTCCGAGTACGAAAGCAAGTTCTCGTTGAATAACAAGATGGCACGTGCCGCGTGGAACCTTTGTCGCGTGGTGTTGTTCCGACCGTTCGTGTTCAATTTTTTCAACCCCTGGCGGCTTTTCGTGCTGCGACTGTTCGGCGCCAAGATCGCCTCGAACGCCATGGTCTACGCCAGTGCCCGAATCTGGGCGCCCTGGAACCTGACCATGGGCGAGCATGCATGCCTCGGCCCGGAGGCGGATTGCTACAACCAGGGCCACATCACCATCGGGGCGCACACCACGGTCTCGCAGAAGAGCTACCTGTGCGCCTCCAGCCACGACATCCGCGATCCGAAGCACCGGCTGCTTCTGAAGCCGATCGTCATCGCCGATCAGGCGTGGGTCGCGGCCGATGCGTTCATCGGCCCGGGCGTCTCAATCGGCCAGGGTGCCGTGGTGGCTGCCCGGTCTGCCGTCTTCGACAACGTGGCGCCCTGGACCATCGTTCGCGGCAACCCCGCAATCTGTGTGGGCCGCCGGGAAATGCGGGCGTCATGA
- a CDS encoding branched-chain amino acid transaminase, with the protein MSALVPPAPSLDDKDGKIWMDGELVDWRDAKIHVLSHTLHYGCGAFEGVRAYKTVDGTAIFRMEEHTERLFNSAKILRMTIPFSKEQVNEAQKQVVRENQLESCYLRPLIWIGSEKLGVSPRGNKIHAMVAAWSWGAYLGDEGMKRGIRVKTSSYTRHHVNITMTQAKAVSNYTNSILANMEALDDGYDEALLLDASGFVSEGAGENVFVVKGGVVYTPDLSAGALNGITRNTILHICKDLGLELVQKRITRDEVYISDEAFFTGTAAEVTPIRELDRIEIGAGSRGPVTEKIQSAFFDIVNGKNPKYAHWLTKV; encoded by the coding sequence ATGAGCGCCCTCGTACCGCCTGCTCCCTCGCTCGACGACAAGGACGGCAAGATCTGGATGGACGGCGAGCTCGTCGACTGGCGCGACGCCAAGATCCACGTGCTCAGCCACACCCTGCACTACGGCTGCGGCGCCTTCGAGGGCGTGCGCGCCTACAAGACGGTCGACGGCACCGCCATCTTCCGCATGGAAGAGCACACCGAACGCCTGTTCAACAGCGCCAAGATCCTGCGCATGACCATCCCGTTCTCGAAGGAACAGGTCAACGAGGCGCAAAAGCAGGTCGTGCGCGAGAACCAGCTCGAAAGCTGCTACCTGCGTCCGCTGATCTGGATCGGCTCCGAGAAGCTCGGCGTCAGCCCGCGCGGCAACAAGATCCACGCGATGGTCGCGGCCTGGTCGTGGGGCGCCTACCTCGGCGACGAAGGCATGAAGCGCGGCATCCGCGTGAAGACCTCCAGCTACACGCGCCATCACGTCAACATCACCATGACGCAGGCCAAGGCGGTGAGCAACTACACCAACTCGATCCTGGCCAACATGGAAGCGCTCGACGACGGCTACGACGAAGCGCTGCTGCTCGACGCGAGCGGCTTCGTCAGCGAAGGCGCGGGCGAGAACGTGTTCGTGGTGAAGGGCGGCGTGGTCTACACGCCCGACCTGTCGGCCGGCGCGCTCAACGGCATCACGCGCAACACCATCCTGCACATCTGCAAGGACTTGGGGCTGGAACTCGTGCAAAAGCGCATCACGCGCGACGAGGTCTACATCTCGGACGAAGCCTTCTTCACCGGCACCGCCGCCGAAGTCACGCCGATCCGCGAACTCGACCGCATCGAAATCGGGGCGGGCTCGCGCGGTCCGGTCACGGAGAAGATCCAGTCCGCGTTCTTCGACATCGTGAACGGCAAGAATCCGAAGTACGCCCACTGGCTCACGAAAGTCTGA